A portion of the Enterobacter sp. SA187 genome contains these proteins:
- the wcaL gene encoding colanic acid biosynthesis glycosyltransferase WcaL, whose protein sequence is MKVSFFLLKFPLSSETFVLNQITAFIDMGFDVEIIALHKGDLSNTHAAYTEYKLAEKTHWLLDEPQGKAAKLRYRAQAILRGAGRASTWKALNMRRYGDEARNLILAAICGLAPRTFSADVFIAHFGPAGVTAAKLRELGVIRGKIATVFHGIDVSHRDVLAHYTPEYQQLFRRGDLMLPISDLWAGRLQNMGCPPEKIAVSRMGVDMSRFTLREVKAPGQPLQIISVARLTEKKGLHVAIEACRLLKARGVNFHYRILGIGPWERRLRTLIEQFQLEDVIEMPGFKPSHEVKAMLDEADVFLLPSVTGADGDMEGIPVALMEAMAVGIPVVSTVHSGIPELIDADQSGWLVPENDPQALADKLAAFSSMQSQQLVPVVTRAREKVETDFNQQKINQRLATLLQTL, encoded by the coding sequence ATGAAGGTCAGTTTTTTCCTGCTGAAGTTTCCGCTGTCGTCCGAAACCTTCGTGTTGAACCAGATCACGGCGTTTATCGATATGGGGTTTGACGTGGAGATTATCGCCCTGCATAAGGGCGATCTCAGCAATACCCATGCGGCCTATACCGAATACAAGCTGGCGGAGAAGACCCACTGGCTGCTGGATGAGCCGCAGGGCAAAGCCGCAAAACTGCGCTACCGGGCGCAGGCGATCCTGCGGGGCGCGGGGCGCGCATCCACCTGGAAGGCGCTGAATATGCGCCGCTACGGCGATGAAGCCCGTAACCTGATCCTCGCCGCCATTTGTGGCCTGGCACCACGCACTTTCAGCGCCGATGTGTTTATCGCCCACTTTGGTCCGGCAGGCGTGACGGCAGCAAAACTGCGTGAACTGGGGGTGATCCGCGGCAAAATCGCCACCGTCTTCCACGGTATCGACGTCTCGCACCGGGACGTACTGGCGCACTATACGCCGGAGTATCAGCAGCTGTTCCGCCGCGGCGATCTGATGTTGCCCATCAGCGATCTGTGGGCCGGTCGCCTGCAAAATATGGGCTGCCCGCCGGAGAAGATCGCCGTTTCGCGTATGGGCGTGGATATGTCGCGCTTTACCCTGCGCGAGGTGAAAGCGCCCGGACAACCCTTGCAGATAATCTCCGTGGCGCGCCTGACCGAGAAAAAAGGGCTGCATGTCGCCATCGAAGCCTGTCGTCTGCTGAAGGCGCGCGGTGTTAATTTCCACTATCGCATTCTCGGCATCGGACCCTGGGAGCGCCGTCTGCGCACTCTGATCGAACAGTTCCAGCTTGAGGACGTGATCGAGATGCCGGGCTTTAAGCCCAGCCATGAAGTAAAGGCAATGCTCGATGAGGCTGACGTCTTCCTGCTGCCGTCCGTGACCGGCGCTGACGGCGACATGGAGGGCATTCCGGTGGCGCTGATGGAAGCCATGGCGGTAGGCATTCCGGTCGTCTCTACCGTACACAGCGGTATTCCTGAGCTGATCGACGCTGACCAGTCCGGCTGGCTGGTGCCGGAGAACGATCCCCAGGCGCTGGCTGACAAACTGGCCGCCTTCAGCAGCATGCAGAGCCAGCAGCTGGTGCCGGTGGTGACCCGCGCCCGTGAAAAAGTCGAAACGGACTTTAATCAGCAGAAAATCAATCAGCGTCTGGCGACGCTGCTCCAGACGCTCTGA
- the wcaK gene encoding colanic acid biosynthesis pyruvyl transferase WcaK, which translates to MKLLILGNHTCGNRGDSAILRGLLDAITVLEPDAEVDVMSRYPVSSSWLLNRPVMGDPLYSQMKQHNTAAGLVGRVKKVLRRRYQHQVLLSRVTDSGKLRNIAIAQGFTDFVRLLSGYDAIIQVGGSFFVDLYGVPQFEHALCTFMAKKPLYMIGHSVGPFQDAQFNQLANYAFGHCDALILRERVSLDLMKKSQINTDKVEQGVDTAWLVDHHDSDFTPSYAVQHWLDVAASQKTVAITLRELAPFDKRLGTTQQAYEKAFAEVVSRILDAGWQVMALSTCTGIDSYNKDDRMVALNLRQHVSDPSRYHVVMDELNDLEMGKIFAACDLTVGTRLHSAIISMNFGTPAIAINYEHKSAGIMQQLGMPEMAIDIRHLLDGSLAAMVADTLGQLPAINQQLSTAVAAERNNGLQMVKSVMDRVRGKQ; encoded by the coding sequence ATGAAACTACTTATTTTAGGTAACCATACCTGTGGAAACCGTGGGGACAGCGCGATTTTACGCGGCTTACTGGATGCCATTACGGTGCTTGAGCCTGACGCTGAAGTGGATGTCATGAGCCGCTATCCGGTGAGCTCCTCCTGGCTATTAAATCGTCCGGTGATGGGCGATCCGCTGTACAGCCAGATGAAACAGCACAATACCGCCGCCGGTCTGGTCGGGCGGGTGAAGAAAGTCCTGCGTCGCCGTTATCAGCATCAGGTGCTGTTATCCCGCGTGACCGACAGCGGCAAGCTGCGCAATATCGCCATTGCCCAGGGCTTTACCGATTTCGTTCGCCTGCTGTCAGGCTATGACGCCATTATCCAGGTGGGCGGATCTTTCTTTGTCGATCTTTACGGCGTGCCGCAGTTTGAGCATGCGCTCTGCACCTTTATGGCGAAAAAACCGCTGTACATGATCGGCCACAGCGTCGGGCCATTCCAGGACGCGCAGTTTAACCAGCTGGCGAACTATGCGTTCGGGCACTGCGATGCCTTGATCCTGCGTGAGCGCGTAAGTCTTGATCTGATGAAAAAGAGCCAGATCAACACTGATAAGGTGGAGCAGGGCGTCGACACCGCGTGGCTGGTGGATCATCACGATAGCGATTTTACCCCCAGCTATGCGGTGCAGCACTGGCTGGACGTGGCGGCCTCGCAGAAAACCGTCGCCATTACGTTGCGCGAACTGGCGCCCTTCGATAAACGCCTCGGCACCACGCAGCAGGCCTACGAAAAAGCCTTCGCCGAAGTGGTTAGCCGTATTCTGGATGCGGGCTGGCAGGTAATGGCGCTCTCCACCTGCACCGGCATCGACAGCTATAACAAAGATGACCGCATGGTGGCGCTCAATCTGCGTCAGCATGTCAGCGATCCGTCCCGCTATCACGTGGTGATGGATGAGCTTAACGATCTGGAGATGGGCAAAATTTTTGCCGCCTGTGATCTGACCGTCGGCACCCGTCTGCATTCGGCGATCATCTCCATGAACTTCGGCACACCGGCCATCGCCATTAACTACGAGCACAAATCCGCAGGCATCATGCAGCAGCTTGGCATGCCGGAGATGGCCATTGATATTCGTCATTTGCTCGACGGCTCGCTCGCCGCGATGGTGGCGGATACCCTCGGCCAGCTGCCCGCCATTAATCAGCAACTTTCAACGGCGGTGGCCGCAGAACGCAATAATGGATTGCAGATGGTGAAATCGGTGATGGACAGAGTGCGGGGTAAGCAATGA
- the galF gene encoding UTP--glucose-1-phosphate uridylyltransferase GalF, with the protein MINLKAVIPVAGLGMHMLPATKAIPKEMLPIVDKPMIQYIVDEVVAAGIKEIVLVTHSSKNAVENHFDTSYELEALLEQRVKRQLLAEVQSICPPGVTIMNVRQAQPLGLGHSILCARPIVGDNPFVVVLPDIILDNASADPLRYNLAAMVARFKETGRSQVLAKRMKGDLSEYGVIQTKEPLDSEGKVSRIINFVEKPDQPQTLDTDLMAVGRYVLSADIWPELEKTEPGAWERIQLTDAIAKLAEKQSVDAMLMTGDSFDCGKKMGYMQAFVSYGLRNLKEGQKFRESIAKLLR; encoded by the coding sequence ATGATTAATTTGAAAGCAGTTATTCCGGTAGCCGGACTTGGGATGCACATGTTGCCTGCCACCAAGGCCATTCCAAAAGAAATGCTGCCGATCGTCGACAAGCCAATGATTCAGTACATCGTTGACGAGGTTGTTGCTGCAGGGATCAAAGAAATCGTTCTGGTAACCCACTCTTCAAAAAACGCCGTTGAGAACCATTTCGACACCTCGTACGAACTGGAAGCGCTGCTTGAACAGCGTGTTAAGCGTCAGCTGCTGGCGGAAGTACAGTCTATTTGTCCGCCGGGCGTAACCATTATGAACGTCCGGCAGGCGCAGCCGCTGGGTCTGGGTCACTCCATTCTCTGCGCGCGTCCTATCGTGGGCGATAATCCGTTTGTGGTTGTGCTGCCGGATATTATTCTTGATAACGCCAGCGCCGATCCGCTGCGTTATAACCTCGCCGCTATGGTGGCACGTTTTAAAGAAACCGGCCGCAGCCAGGTGCTGGCGAAACGTATGAAGGGCGATCTGTCTGAATACGGTGTGATCCAGACCAAAGAGCCGCTGGACAGCGAAGGTAAAGTCAGCCGCATTATTAACTTCGTCGAAAAACCGGATCAGCCGCAAACGCTGGATACCGATCTGATGGCCGTGGGTCGCTATGTTCTGTCTGCCGACATCTGGCCGGAACTGGAAAAAACCGAACCGGGCGCCTGGGAGCGTATCCAGCTGACCGATGCCATTGCTAAACTGGCAGAAAAACAGTCGGTAGACGCGATGCTGATGACCGGCGACAGCTTCGATTGCGGCAAAAAAATGGGCTATATGCAGGCATTTGTCAGCTATGGTCTGCGTAATCTGAAAGAAGGTCAAAAATTCCGCGAAAGCATTGCTAAACTATTACGTTAA
- the wcaM gene encoding colanic acid biosynthesis protein WcaM: MTAFSRRHFIKAGSVLASLPLLPAAAFAQGSKSTVDVRDYQKNDWIAAFKQAFADGETVEVPADLVCENINTGIFIPEGKTLLVRGALKGNGRGRFVLQDGSKVIGEKGGSLYNITLDVRGSDCVIKGLAMSGFGPVTQIYIGGKNKRVMRNLLIDDITVTRANYAILRQGFHNRIDGARITNSRFSYLQGDAIEWNVAINDSNILISDHVIDHIDCTNGKINWGIGIGLAGSTYDNDYPEHQAVKNFVVANITGSHCRQLVHVENGKHFVIRNIKATDITPEYSKKAGIDNATVAIYGCDNFVIDNVNMTNSAGMLIGYGVIKGNYLSIPQNFKLNDVHLDNSNSELKLRGIQISSGNATSFVAITNLTMKRATLALHNKPQHLFLRNINIMQEAATGPALKMQFDLRKDVRGRFMAKQDTLLSLANIHAVNEKGQSSVDIDRVDQHVVNTDKLNFRLPDKRT, translated from the coding sequence ATGACAGCATTTTCCCGTCGACACTTTATTAAGGCCGGTTCCGTACTGGCCTCGCTTCCGCTTCTGCCTGCCGCCGCCTTCGCGCAGGGCAGTAAATCCACCGTTGATGTGCGCGACTACCAGAAAAATGACTGGATCGCCGCGTTTAAACAGGCGTTCGCCGATGGCGAGACGGTGGAAGTACCCGCCGATCTCGTTTGTGAAAACATCAATACCGGCATTTTCATCCCGGAAGGGAAAACCCTGCTGGTGCGTGGTGCCCTGAAGGGGAATGGCCGCGGACGCTTTGTGTTACAGGATGGCAGTAAGGTCATAGGTGAGAAGGGCGGTAGCCTGTATAACATTACCCTCGACGTGCGCGGATCGGACTGTGTGATCAAGGGGCTGGCAATGAGCGGCTTCGGGCCGGTGACGCAAATCTACATCGGCGGCAAAAATAAACGTGTAATGCGTAACCTGCTGATTGATGACATCACGGTCACCAGAGCCAACTACGCGATCCTGCGCCAGGGCTTCCATAATCGTATTGACGGCGCGCGTATCACCAACAGCCGCTTCAGCTATCTGCAGGGCGACGCCATCGAGTGGAACGTGGCGATCAACGACAGCAATATTCTTATTTCCGATCATGTCATCGACCATATTGACTGCACCAACGGCAAGATCAACTGGGGGATTGGTATTGGCCTCGCGGGCAGCACCTATGACAATGATTACCCGGAACATCAGGCGGTAAAAAACTTTGTCGTGGCGAACATTACCGGCAGCCACTGCCGCCAGCTGGTGCATGTGGAGAACGGCAAGCACTTCGTGATCCGCAATATCAAAGCCACCGATATTACGCCGGAGTACAGTAAGAAAGCTGGCATTGATAACGCCACCGTGGCGATTTACGGCTGCGATAATTTCGTGATTGATAACGTCAACATGACCAACAGCGCCGGTATGCTGATTGGTTATGGCGTAATCAAAGGCAATTACCTCTCTATCCCGCAAAATTTCAAGCTCAACGACGTGCATCTCGATAACAGCAACAGTGAACTGAAACTGCGTGGTATACAGATCTCATCCGGCAACGCGACATCCTTTGTGGCGATCACCAATCTGACCATGAAGCGCGCGACCCTTGCCCTGCACAATAAGCCGCAGCACCTGTTCTTGCGTAACATTAATATCATGCAGGAAGCCGCCACCGGACCGGCGCTGAAAATGCAGTTTGATCTGCGCAAAGACGTGCGCGGTCGCTTTATGGCGAAGCAGGACACGCTGCTTTCCCTGGCCAACATTCATGCGGTAAATGAAAAAGGCCAAAGCTCGGTGGACATCGACCGGGTGGATCAGCATGTGGTCAATACCGATAAACTGAACTTCCGTCTGCCTGATAAACGCACATAA